A stretch of the Chrysiogenia bacterium genome encodes the following:
- a CDS encoding RNA polymerase factor sigma-32 has translation MSATPVKKKRKKSAKKAAKKATGTRASTAKKKAPATGAKKVRKKKTRKKASKAAEGVRYEELEPGAAPEDSEELEEPSAELESFTDEDGLEDEEEGEESPALPAVIESGPSPALRDTLSSYMAQAQKYPLLTREEEHDLAVRLHDDQDQDAAFRLVTSNLRLVVKLAWEYRSAHKNLLDLVQEGNIGLMMAVKNFDPYKGVRLSSYAQYWIRAYMLRYIINNFHLVKLGTTQAQRKLFFNLRKEKARLEREGFKPTPQLLAKNLDVREDEVREMDARLTGGEVSMDMPLGDEGNVTMANFIPDEHESAEEAVAESDTMERFRAALAEYRKTLEERDAYIFDKRLIAEDPLTLEEIGNEFGVSKERARQLEERIKKNLKKFLDQRGQEFEI, from the coding sequence ATGAGTGCCACGCCGGTAAAGAAAAAACGGAAAAAGAGTGCCAAAAAGGCCGCCAAGAAGGCCACCGGCACCCGTGCGAGCACTGCGAAGAAGAAGGCGCCCGCCACGGGCGCGAAGAAGGTCCGCAAGAAAAAAACCCGGAAAAAGGCCTCCAAGGCCGCCGAGGGCGTCCGCTACGAGGAACTCGAACCCGGCGCCGCCCCCGAGGATTCCGAAGAGCTTGAAGAGCCCTCCGCCGAGCTCGAGAGCTTCACCGACGAGGACGGCCTCGAAGACGAAGAAGAGGGCGAAGAGAGCCCTGCCCTCCCCGCCGTGATCGAGAGCGGCCCCAGCCCCGCGCTTCGCGACACGCTCTCTTCCTACATGGCGCAGGCGCAGAAGTATCCCCTGCTCACCCGCGAGGAAGAACACGACCTGGCCGTGCGCCTGCACGACGACCAGGACCAGGACGCCGCTTTCCGGCTGGTGACCTCGAACCTGCGGCTGGTCGTCAAGCTCGCCTGGGAATATCGCAGCGCCCACAAGAACCTGCTCGACCTGGTGCAGGAGGGGAACATCGGCCTGATGATGGCCGTCAAGAACTTCGACCCCTACAAGGGGGTTCGCCTTTCGAGCTATGCGCAGTACTGGATCCGCGCCTACATGCTCCGCTACATCATCAACAACTTCCACCTCGTGAAACTCGGCACCACCCAGGCCCAGCGCAAGCTCTTCTTCAACCTGCGAAAAGAGAAGGCGCGTCTCGAACGCGAGGGTTTCAAACCCACGCCGCAGTTGCTGGCAAAGAACCTCGACGTGCGCGAGGACGAAGTGCGCGAGATGGACGCGCGGCTCACCGGCGGGGAAGTGAGCATGGACATGCCGCTGGGCGACGAGGGCAACGTCACGATGGCGAACTTCATCCCCGATGAGCACGAGAGCGCAGAAGAAGCCGTCGCTGAGTCGGACACCATGGAGCGCTTCCGCGCCGCACTGGCCGAGTATCGAAAGACCCTCGAAGAGCGCGACGCCTACATCTTCGACAAACGCCTCATCGCCGAGGACCCGCTCACCCTCGAAGAGATCGGCAACGAATTCGGCGTTTCCAAAGAACGCGCCCGCCAGCTCGAAGAGCGCATCAAGAAGAACCTCAAGAAATTCCTCGACCAGCGCGGACAGGAGTTCGAGAT